A window from Festucalex cinctus isolate MCC-2025b chromosome 4, RoL_Fcin_1.0, whole genome shotgun sequence encodes these proteins:
- the LOC144017723 gene encoding glycine N-acyltransferase-like protein — protein sequence MLRLTIFKRSLCAPNNMIILKAFKDLMLMKNILYRERPQSINVLGGLLHILQNNTFQLKMCVDSWPTFSTAICYRQNQIGSGFGEIPAKYSIFSKNQDS from the exons ATGCTGAGGCTCACCATTTTTAAGCGCAGTTTGTGCGCACCAAACAACATGATCATCTTGAAGGCATTCAAGGACCTGATGTTGATGAAAAATATCCTTTATAGAGAGCGACCACAATCCATTAAT GTTCTTGGTGGGTTGCTCCATATCCTGCAAAACAACACGTTTCAACTTAAGATGTGTGTTGACTCTTGGCCGACCTTCAGTACTGCCATCTGCTACCGTCAAAATCAG ATTGGGAGTGGTTTTGGGGAGATTCCTGCAAAGTACAGCATCTTCTCCAAAAACCAGGACAGCTGA